The window TATCTTTTCTGTGTCTTGACAGTTGGGGCAGGTGTAAAGCATCCAATCAAAAACTAActtgataaaaacaaagtaacTGGATGAAGACGACCAAAGTCGTGCCGTCAGCTGCCTCTGTTATAGTGGCACTGCTCTAAGTCCTATAATTACATCACTGCACCATCACTGGCAGTGCAGCTAACAAATCAGCAAAAGGACCGATAAGCCCACTAATGATTTTGCTTCCTGTTGTCTGacacaaaagtcacaaaacactGGATACAGAGACTCACTGATGCCACCTGCTGAGGCCTGGGAAATGTGTGTTACTTGGCACAGCATGACAGCACAggaatattataaataaaaaatttccTTTTGTAGGCCTAAATAAGGAATACACTTACATACTTACACATGCACTGAAGCAACAATCAGACCCATGTTTAAATATGCATTATATTCAGTGGTTCCCAGAATTATTGGGGCTTTTGACCCTGTGACCCCCTGACTGCTTATAATAAAGCAAAGGGCTGCAACTTATTActaatcatttttaataatcagttaatctgacaattatttttcttatttcgTCGTTTAgtttatgaaatgtcaaaactcCAAGGAGATGTTTTtaagtcttgttttgtccacccAACCCAAAACCCGAATATTCATAAAAtatgcttgaaaaatgacaaacgaTTGCTCAACTCTCCATATAGTTGTACATTAATTTCTGTCAGTCGACTAAGCAGCTAACCAGCTCACTGTTTCAGCTCACCTTGTGACCTCTTATCAGACATGAGTTCAACCAGAGTCGTTTCTCTTTGCTGGTTGGGACTCAATGCAAAAACATCTACAGTACTTATAGGTTCTTCTCCATTAAATGGATCGTGTTTTGATGTTATAGTTAAATGGATGCTGTAAAatgtgcatgaaaaataaaatgtgaaatataagTGTTAGGGGCATAGGGATATATGTTAGTACTGTCTAAGCACAGCTACAGCTTAAAGGCTGGTGGATAACACACATcgtttttgtaatgtttttattttctgatgtcaACCCGGGAAAATCCTTCAGCTGTGTTCAGCGCGGTAGGAGGAAGCTGTGTAGTTAGCAGCAGAAATCGGCCAGATGATAACACCCAGCAGTCTTACGGTAACTTACGTGTCTAGCCTGATTTTCTTCAGAGCGACAGTTTCTCCGGTGACTTTGTTCTTCGCTTTGTAAACCACTCCGTACGTCCCTTCTCCTATCTTTTCCACTTTCTGAAACGTATCCATTTCCGGATAAGTTTGTTGGTTGTTTAGCCAGTTAGCAAGACTCCTCTCTTTGTGTCGGAGCTAACAACTGCTCGGTGGCTACGGAGACAAACGTGGGGGACCGACATATAATTAACCGCTCCTCCGGGGTGGTTAAAACTGTCCGGACTCACCACAGCCTGAGGACGGAGTTCCTGTTGAGGATAAACTTTCTCAGGTCAGAGTGAAGCCACTAAAAGCCGTAGAAAGGGTCATTAGCCGGCCCTGGTGATGATGGGTTCAGTAAATATGAGGATTAGCGCggtggctgctgctctgtggaaAACACTGAACCAACACAGCGCCGTTTCCCGCGTTACCCCGAGCGCGTTCGTTTTTCTGTTCAGGACACACCGTCAACCGAAGCCGGGTggtgtttttgagtttttctaATCGCCTCTCACCAGCGCCCACAGAGGGAATCGTCGTGTATTAGACTGGCAATGCTGAGtaagtaaacatgtttttcaaatgCACTTGTCAATTGTGTTAAAATTCTTGGTTTTAATGTCAATGAGTGTAAGTCGGGAGATGGAGTCGTTTCATGTCGGGATGAGAAAGAGCATTCAACGAACAACCCTCACAGGTCACATGGTGAGAAGATGATGACGTTTTTCATATTCAACGCATGGGTGTATTATAAGAGGCGGAGGCGgaagttattttttaatttgtttttttaatcgaaataaataaatatatcatgctataaaataaagataaacacATGTGACGTTTACAGAAACCTGATTTAACAAATAGAAAGTTTAAACAAAATCTAAGTCTCTTTataaatctctctttttttttctatttatttatttattttattttattttttacaaattttagAACAATTAACAGGGGAACTACTATGACTACTACTCACATTTGTGTATTGCTCAATCTCTCTTTTATTATCAACTGAGCAAAACTTGGTAGAAACAAATGACAGTGAactaacacaacacaaagaaacaagcAACACTTTCAAGATTACTTTCAAAATACCTCATTAATCTAATGAGTGGcagttttgtttactttttcagaATTTTTGCACACTATTGATTTAGTCTGGTTTGCTGCCCTCAATTATTTCACTGTGTACTGGAGAGACTGAGGGAGGACAGTTGCTCCCTCTAGTGAAAGAAAGTGTAGCTGTGCAATCACTTGCTCTGTAAAGCTGAGGTGTCTAACCTTTCTCTGTCATGCCTCCTCTGGGAAAgccaaaaatgttgttttgttaactCTCCTCTAAATGAACAAATTCAAAGaccattttcacagcagacattttgacttgacaATAAAAGATTAAGTGTTAGCACTAACATTATTAATGGTTTTGTTGCAGGAATTATTGCAATGCCGTAGTAATGTTATGAGTTATACCCGTGTGTGACAAGTTAAAATGATATTATGCAACATGCAACAAAGATCTCCAGCAGGAATCAAGCCGGTGACAGAGCAGTTAGATAATCATGGGAATCAACAGGTCACCAGGATGCTTAAGTGAACAGTTTAACGTACCCAAAGTCCTGTCAGGTCTGATAAATAACCTATGTCATTATCTGTCAACCATTTGGCTTCAAGGTGGCATGAAACATGAGGAGGGACGCATTATTTTTTCTGCAACTTCTTATCATGATTTTGTGGTTGTATTTATGTAGACTTATGTAGAATCTCACTGATTCTCCTATTAGATGTAGGGTAGGTCAATGTTGGTACAACTGGTCCATATTGATCTAAAATATGGACCAGGCTTTGTCATGAGGCATTAGGTGTCCTCTGAAACAGCCTTTGTTGATCCGTCTAGACATGAAAGCATTCATGCCCAATACTGCACATGATCAAAGCCCAGAGGCTTGACATATCTCCACCCAGCAGATTTATATGTCTCTGTCCACAACAAaggaaacatttatttattgtttatgtgTGAGTTAGAGGCATAAAGACAAGCTAAAAAGGCTGCCATGGTTAGATGAGAGTGTAGGTTGGTTTCTAGTTTTGCCtaattttgtttaataaacagAGATTGTTTCTGAAAGTGATGCCAGTCACTATTCTTTCTGGCTACTAGTACACATGCAAAGGAATAATCAGTGTGGACATTGTTAGGAAACAGGTAGCTACCCTAAGATCTACCTCAGAAAGGTATCCTGATGAAAGTCATGTTCCACTGAAAGGTTTTTATTGTCCCATTTTTGGGACTTGCTGTATTCATGAACTGATGTGACTGTCTGGTCCGATCTTCAACTGGCTTTTTACAAACCAGATGGTCTTATTGATCTGAGTTTTGGTCGATTGCAAAACACAATCCTCATTTTCTGTGAGTTAATGTTTagaaaagagagtgtgtgtgtgtgtgttgtgtgtgtgtgtgtgtgtgtgtgtgtgaatgcaggtCAGTGAGTGGCTCTGTGGTTCGGTGTTTTTTTCAAGCACCCGAAATTAACTGTGGCCCCCAATTTTAAAGTCTATGCACTTTGATTACTGTTTATTCAGTTAATGTGATAATTCActactttttttaatgttgtaattttttagaatttatgtaattttttaaatttgacttATTGTGAAGTCAACTACCAAATGCAGTAAATCTGTGTTATACATTGAAAAAACATATCCAAGAATTTTCCTGGAAAGTGAGCACTTGTAAAATTCCCAGATTTTTGATTATTTCCCATGACTTCTTCTGTCTAAACAGCTCTCAAAATTTCATGTTAATCCCAGAAAGTCCCTGAACCACAGCAACAATGCTATTAAGATACTACACAGTGGAGACTAATGAGGAAAGAGGCTGATGTTTGACTATTTGTGGTATGTTAAGTCAGGTGCTCTGTGGGGCGGATTTATTTCCTCCTGAACTTTGCTGTTAGCACATGAGAGGTCACATGTAGCGCAGCCTGAACAGACTCACAGACATGAGACAACATCAGTGGGAAAACCACCAATCACTGTGATAACAGAGCTCATAatgactgatttttttaaagtaaaatattagTACTTAGTATGACCACTTAATCGTCtctttcatttaactttaattgCTCATAGGAGTTAACATGCAAATCCGAAAAgtcaaaaacaggaaacaaaaacaggaaaagtacaaaactaataaataactaaataaaaatactaaatataagAACATAAGTAAAAGGTGAGTAAATAATAAAAGCTTTTATGAAAGCATCTGCTCTTTATTATTTACTCATGTTTTATACATTCATATTTCTCCCTTAAATATGGCATTTTTCACCAGAACCATTATTATAATGCACATTGCTTCATTTTGATTGAATGAATGGGTAGATTATGAGTGTGAGACTGTTCAACCCTGCCTCTTCAACAGCAAAGGTTTTCATATTATGATACTTCTCATGCTGTAACacaatataaacatgtataatgTGTTAGATAAATACTATGTGAGTCTACATTACTCTGTTTTATTATAGAGAAACTGATCGGTGAATTACCTAACAAACACACTTAAATGATGCTCTTCTATTTTCCAGTTTTATAGCACATCCTGATTAGACTCAGGCCAACAGAGAAACATAAATAATTAACTGTGATGTATCAATGATATCTTCAGGATTTATTGACATTTGCATCATGTTACTTGAAGATGCTACATGTGGGATGCTTTGTCATAGACTAGATGTGACTCATATTTGCTGAGAGAACTCTCTAAATAAGCACGAGGAGACAAAAAATTTTGAGATTGATGTGAGTGAAAattggttttagttttttaatcaCTTCCAGAATCGATCAGCTCAttcatgtaaatgttttctCGTCCCCATCTGAATGAAACTTTGCGTTGTTACAGAGGATGTGTCTCATAATCCGAGCacgggtgtgtctgtgtgttaccaCGAGCACAGATTcttagagctgcagcagcccGAGGTGGACAGCAGGATACGGAGCAATGGCTGTGGAAATAAAAGGATGCCTTTGATTTGCCGTCCACACACTCATCTTGTGACGCCCATGCACACATAGCTTTAAGGTCATACGTCAAACACAGGCATGACTCGAGCTTTGCTCCCAGTTCTCACTACTCTCCATCCTTAAGCCGGCGTCACGCACAACATTTGCCTTTATACTGTGCAGAAAGCATCCATTGATTTTCCAATAATGCACTTAGAAATTATTGTCCTACTTGAGGGATGTCCGTTATTTTGTGTTCACTTGAATTATTTACGTGCActttatccattttttttttctgtgttagATTACTGTACAATTTCCTGGACGCTTTATTGGAggtactgtatttactgtatgacATGTAgcatcagaatcagaaaaagACAATGGAAATGGGGCTTAAATGTGgctcaaaagtaaaaatacacgTTAcacatgaagtgaaaacacttttatgtgagaatataaaatttaaaaaaaaagataatattaatttaaaaaaatacgAGTGGAAACAACTTTTCTGGCAATTCACAACAATAGTGAACAAAACAGCACTTACATCTGTTCTTGAAGTGGGTGGTGCCAGTTTACAGACTCACAATGATGTCAGAGGTGAGAAGAAATTTATGGTAATTCAGGTCTGAGGCCCTCTTAAAGAGCGTGAggagatattttttaaatctctctgggagttgtgtttgtgggagTTGGGGTTCAGCCGGGTTAGGATCGGGGCtcagagagaggacacacactaacaaacacagGATGAGGACTCTGGCACTTGTGCTGCTGGTTTTGGCTCTTACATCAGCCAATGCGAAAAGTGAGTACATCTGAAGTTATTGATAATCAATTTCTGGTCAGGCATGTGGTTTtatgttggggttttttttggtaaaatttTATCACATTACCTTTCTTCTTCACACACTATTTTCtatcaaaacagtaaaacaacttttcaattgactttttttcttgcagaatcaacttttgtattttgtagaccttttattttctcagtgcaACTACATCGAGCTGTATTCATAGATCTTGTTTGACACACTTATATctaaaacaagacaaacttCAAGTTGATAAAGTGGAATTATCTCAAACCAGTTTCcgcttttctcttttgtttgagaaaaacaaagtttcaAAGCTGAAAATGAGTCTAAATTGTTTGTTAAGGTTGAGTATTTTACTGTGCGTGAGGTAAAACTAACACCAGGGAAAGTGATTAATTTTAATTACTGTGTCTGATGTGATTTCTGCTTCCCACTAGTTGTAAGCTTATGTGTGGATCTTTGAGTTAGAAATTATGTGTTTGCACTACAAATTGAACAGCAAATGTATTATAGTGTAATTTTCTGCTTGTTTCATGCGAACACACTCCACTCTGTTAAACAGGAGGAAGCTGTACAAACTTTTTCATGCCAATTTTACGCCATTACATAATTTCTTATGCCAATTTTCCAAGGTATGTGCTATAATTCAGGAAACTCTACTGTAATTCattatgttattttcttttcatactTGGAAATGTGAAAATTATTAGTTCTGTTTGAGTGAGGgtatttgaaaaataacattttaaaaagatcCCCTTAGTgtcattttctcacacacacacacacacacacacacacacacacacacacacacacacacacacacacacacacacacacacacacacacacatacacacacacacacatgctgagagAAAAGCCAGTGAGCCAGAGTCTGCGACCTCTCATTCCTCTTGCTGGGAttactgatgctgctgctcagctgatAGTCACATGAAAGGGATTGAGGAGGATTGCAGGTCGTGTGACTTCCACCGCCAAGAACCCCGACTCTCCTGAACCACCCTCAACGCCATAATCATGGAGCTGCTCTTGTTTACTTAAGCATCTCTATCATTAATGTTTAAAACCTGCTTGGTTATCATATAGGATTCATGCCAACAAACTTTATCTCTACTGATGTGTCTTCTCTACTGAATCtggccaaaacaaacaatataaatatcCAGTTAaatacactgacaaacaaaaggaaatatatatatttctgcaGCCAAGGCAGGGGTTTTAAAGATAGAATAGCCCTAAAAAAAACTCACTATGTTTTGGAAACTCAGtggttgttttggttgttgttgaGAATAACATGAGTTGCAGGTTGTAGCTGCTTTTCCTGAAGCTTTTGTAATATTCCTCACAGAGCCTAGAAGTCAGTTCACACGTTACCGCTCATGGAACTCACGGATGTATCCTGCGTGGAAAGATGGAGACCCCAGATTCAGAAACTGTTGGTCCGGTGAGCCTCCGTTTTTAATTTTGATACAGAAAAGCTTCTCTCTGTGAGTCTGTCACAGTCTAAATGAGATAAATTGTGTGTGTAATCTTCTTTCCAGGAGGTGAAGTGACCTTTGATCTTAAAAACGATGCACCCACTCTGACTGGAGCAAGAGCAACCTTCACCATTAATCTAAATTTCCCACCAAATCAGACAGTCCTCCCTGACGGGCAGGTGGTCTGGGAGCGTAACTGCACCATCAATGGTAAGATGACTTCTCTAGCACTGACACTGTGGAGTGAAGGGACCACAGGTTACTATACAACCTATTGTGACGTCATTATTTTTTCCTATTTTCATTAAAgttcaaaaccacaaacaataaaaagcagCTATGAATGGATAGCTGATGATTTTACCACAGATGTGACAAcaaaataatgtcttttttaattacCAGTTAAAACCCTGACAATTTATTTCAATCAGTAAACCAATGTGATTTTGAAATTCCGCTAGTTTGTGTTAGAATAAAAGATaattaatcttattttatttcacctgtGGTGCCTCATCTTCATCGTTTTCACGTCTTTTATTACACTGATGTATGATCTATGGCCTTCCTCTTTTTCAGGACAACAGTATCAGGAGGGTCAGGCTGTGTATCCTGACCAGGACTCTGAGCAGACGGGACTTTTCCCTGACGGCACACCGTTCCCCAGGAGCCAGAACAAGAAACCTcactatgtgtttgtgtggaagacATGGGGTAAAGATTTTGAAATAATGTGCCCAACTGAAACTTAGGCTGCTCGTTAACTACAAGTGTtgtataaagaaatattttgctCCATTTGTGGTGAAAAAAATTCACAGGATCGTTATTACTGAATAACTGAGTGAtgagaaaacagacaacacaatcTTCCAAATGTAGCTATGATTTCCAAAAAACAGACCGTAGCTACAGACCATGGCTGTAAAGCCATGAGAAGTTTGTGCTCTCTTAactcaagaaaataatcttttggTTTAATTAATCTGTGAATAATTATCATTACATAGATTAAAGTAGTGGCACCCTGTAAGAAGTTTTGTTGATGCAATGGCCTCCGTTTACCATTGTCATTCATCAGTCTAACCTGCAAGGCTGGATCACCAACCAGGCAAAGAGGGTGACTACCTGGGGCAACAATGGCCTCATGGGCCCCTAAGGCCCCATATTCATTGATGATGCaaatttttatataaaattgtATACAACCAAATCATTAATGGTCCCCTGAGTGGGTTAATCAAACAATGCTAACCTGTGTTGGGTAATAAGTCACGAAGTCAAGAATATTATCCATGTTAATATGGGTTTATGACAATAGCAGAGATCCCAACCAGCGAAGTGGAAGCACACCTGCATTAAATTATTACAATTTTAAAACAGATTCCCAGATGAAGACTTTAAAATTGTTCCTCACTCTATTCTGCTGTTACTTCTCAACAAATTAAAcaggagccttttttttttttgttcaccaTCACAAAAGCATCTCATGTACCGTGTGATGAAAGTGACATCTGGAGTGTCTCCAACATGTGTGAATCAACTGAACTGTGTCGTGATTACCAGTCTACTGTTAATAATCCCATTGTCACTGTATTAAAGGGCGTTACTGGCAGGTGGCAGATGGACCGTCCTCCTTCCTGACCATTGGTACAGACAATGTCCCCCTGGGCTCCTACAACATGGAGGTTGTCATCTATCACACCCGTGGCAGAGACAAGTTCATCCCTCTCGGCTATGCCTCCTCAACCTTCATCATCACAGGTAACCCATCGAACAATCTCTAACCCAACTTGAGGAAAACTATTTAcaatatttgtatttctttaacAACCCCCATCATTACATCTCTACATTTTTTGTTCTGTCTTCAGACCAGGTTCCCTTCACCATATCACTTGCCCAAGTCAGTGATGTAAACCAGGATGACCAGAACTTCATCCAGAATCGAGCTATTGCTTTTAGCGTCAAACTCCACGATCCCAGCCAGTATCTCAACAATGCCGACATCAGCTTCAGCTGGGACTTTGGTGATAGCACTGGGACTCTGATCTCCAGAGagcaaacagtcacacacacatatctcgCTCTCGGGACCTTCAAACCTCAGGTGGTCCTGATGGCAAGCATCCCTAATGGCTGTGGAAACCCCACTGCTGGTGagattttaataaaaatcatttgttttatcgTTTATATAAATGCTGTCCTGTGTGATGTCTGAATTAAGTTTTGCTcagttgtttttcacttttcttacAGTGATTCCTATCGATGCCTCTGTAGCCCCAGCAGTCGTTGTGATGGCCTCCACCCCTGCAGATGtcccagcagcaacagctgagggaggagatACAATTGCTCTAGATGTTCCCGCTTCTGACGCCACTCCACTTGCTGCTTCTGTGCAGCCAGCTGACACAGCCGCAAATACAGAAGATGGAGAAGCAGTCGTTGATACAGATGCAGAGGTAGTAGAGGTTGCCTCAGTAGCACCTGCAGTAGTTGATGCAGCTGTTGTTCCAGAGGAACAAGACCCCGCCAACACTGCTGCCCCTGCTGCAGAAGTagatgctgctgcagaggaaacagatgctgcagcaggagaagtgGCCACCGCTGCCCCTGTTGCACCTGCAACTgaagaaacagctgctgcagatacaGCTGCCGCAGAAGAAACCGCAGTGGTGGCagatgcagctgcagaaaacgTGCCTGTGattgatgctgctgcttcagttgcTCCTGTtgcagagggagaagaagcTGCAGTTGAGGTCGCTGACGGTGTCACTGTCGCTCCTGTGGCAGAAGAAGCTGTAGAGCAAGAAGCTGATGTTGTGActactgatgctgctgctgatgctgttgcAGAGGTTGTGCAAGCTGCCACAGAGGCCACTGCTGATAACGTTGTCACTCCTGCTGCCACTGAGACCACAGCTGTAGAAGAGGCAGCACCAGCTGAGGCTGAAGTACTGGAAACTG is drawn from Seriola aureovittata isolate HTS-2021-v1 ecotype China chromosome 2, ASM2101889v1, whole genome shotgun sequence and contains these coding sequences:
- the pmela gene encoding premelanosome protein a — its product is MYPAWKDGDPRFRNCWSGGEVTFDLKNDAPTLTGARATFTINLNFPPNQTVLPDGQVVWERNCTINGQQYQEGQAVYPDQDSEQTGLFPDGTPFPRSQNKKPHYVFVWKTWGRYWQVADGPSSFLTIGTDNVPLGSYNMEVVIYHTRGRDKFIPLGYASSTFIITDQVPFTISLAQVSDVNQDDQNFIQNRAIAFSVKLHDPSQYLNNADISFSWDFGDSTGTLISREQTVTHTYLALGTFKPQVVLMASIPNGCGNPTAVIPIDASVAPAVVVMASTPADVPAATAEGGDTIALDVPASDATPLAASVQPADTAANTEDGEAVVDTDAEVVEVASVAPAVVDAAVVPEEQDPANTAAPAAEVDAAAEETDAAAGEVATAAPVAPATEETAAADTAAAEETAVVADAAAENVPVIDAAASVAPVAEGEEAAVEVADGVTVAPVAEEAVEQEADVVTTDAAADAVAEVVQAATEATADNVVTPAATETTAVEEAAPAEAEVLETENEVAATAAAAEQPAGEEEAAAPAEGEVQAEVETDAAQVALVVAKRQAPELTADCMVYRYGSIATSLDVVQGIESVEIVQVSNVVALATELDQNAVDLTITCQGSLPSEVCTVISDADCITPVETVCNAASPSPDCQLILRQFFNDSGVFCINVSLTNDVSLAVASARVSVTVGSGGSPAGTAATVLGVMALACIICCIGLMYRRFKQYQPLREDHGDSNGGSSAVTSVPLLLWNLLSRQSPGESRPLLQGRIV